A DNA window from Halococcus agarilyticus contains the following coding sequences:
- a CDS encoding cytochrome P450 encodes MSTQPPGPQDLPVLGNTHRYSRDPFSFIETLTRSYNGLSTFTLGPERTYLVTDPTDVERVLVSEASRFRKAQTMRTGSIDDLLGDGLLMSGGEFWQRQRRRAQPAFAPDRVANFGEEIAGYAETMLDGWTDGDVVEIDPAMARITVKVIVSVMFGTELDDRTTRTVQNNLEPLGKMFEPKAAQFLLPEWVPTRERIEFERAVDNLEGVLDSLVRQRRGTENGEMDLLSILLRAQGEVDEVTEELLRDELMTMLLAGHDTTALSLTYTWYLLAQHPAIERRVHDEIDTVLGGEPPTADDVRDLDLTERVIQEAMRLYPPVYTIFREPSEDVRLGGYDVPEGSLVMLPQWGVHRDPHWYDEPELFDPDRWTSDRASERPNYAYFPFGGGPRHCIGKHLSMLEAQMILATVAQHYRLRLAPEQSADLDFAPSLTMHPSAPIRMEVQER; translated from the coding sequence ATGAGCACACAGCCACCAGGCCCCCAGGATCTGCCGGTCCTCGGCAACACGCATCGCTACTCCCGCGACCCGTTCTCGTTCATCGAGACGCTCACGCGGAGCTACAACGGACTCTCGACGTTCACCCTCGGCCCCGAGCGGACCTACCTCGTCACGGACCCGACGGACGTCGAGCGCGTCCTGGTGAGCGAGGCCTCGCGATTTCGGAAGGCACAGACGATGCGGACGGGCAGCATCGACGATCTGCTCGGCGACGGGTTGTTGATGAGCGGCGGCGAGTTCTGGCAGCGCCAGCGTCGGCGCGCCCAGCCCGCGTTCGCCCCCGACCGCGTGGCGAACTTCGGCGAGGAGATCGCCGGGTACGCCGAAACGATGCTCGACGGCTGGACGGACGGCGACGTCGTCGAGATCGATCCCGCGATGGCCCGGATCACGGTGAAGGTGATCGTCTCGGTGATGTTCGGCACCGAACTCGACGACCGCACCACGAGGACTGTGCAGAACAACCTCGAACCCCTCGGCAAGATGTTCGAGCCGAAGGCGGCACAGTTCCTCCTCCCCGAGTGGGTGCCGACGCGCGAACGCATCGAGTTCGAGCGCGCGGTCGACAACCTCGAAGGCGTCCTCGACTCCCTGGTTCGACAGCGGCGGGGAACCGAGAACGGCGAGATGGATCTCCTCTCGATCCTGCTGCGCGCACAGGGCGAGGTCGACGAAGTGACCGAGGAGCTCCTTCGCGACGAGCTGATGACGATGCTGCTCGCGGGTCACGACACCACCGCGCTGTCGCTCACCTACACGTGGTATCTCCTCGCCCAGCACCCCGCGATCGAGCGGCGCGTCCACGACGAGATCGATACTGTCCTCGGCGGCGAACCGCCGACGGCCGACGACGTGCGTGACCTCGATCTCACCGAACGGGTGATTCAGGAGGCGATGCGGCTGTACCCACCGGTCTACACGATCTTCCGCGAGCCGTCCGAGGACGTCCGACTCGGCGGGTACGACGTCCCCGAAGGATCGCTCGTCATGCTCCCGCAGTGGGGCGTCCACCGCGACCCCCACTGGTACGACGAACCAGAACTATTCGACCCGGATCGGTGGACGAGCGATCGGGCGAGCGAGCGGCCGAACTACGCCTACTTCCCGTTCGGTGGCGGTCCGCGCCACTGCATCGGCAAACACCTCTCGATGCTCGAAGCCCAGATGATCCTCGCGACGGTCGCGCAGCACTACCGGCTCCGGCTCGCACCCGAGCAGAGCGCGGACCTCGACTTCGCCCCGTCGCTCACGATGCATCCGTCAGCGCCGATCCGAATGGAAGTGCAGGAGCGGTAA
- a CDS encoding cupin has product METTLIDDIDPVPSENDVDRRKLSGPLNTADVAINRYALAPGERFSGSLHAHMDQEEVFVIVDGEATFETYTPRSRAEAGRSSGEITVGENEAIRFAPGEFQSGKNASDEAVVAFAVGAPRDSEDVRVPLPCPECDHEARRPVVAEGSEVLVCPDCGAESPVECPECGRDDLRVVLDTDGKNVVNVCLDCGTKSTVA; this is encoded by the coding sequence ATGGAGACCACCTTGATCGACGACATCGATCCTGTCCCATCCGAGAACGATGTCGACCGGCGAAAGCTGTCCGGCCCGCTGAACACCGCCGACGTCGCGATCAATCGGTACGCCCTCGCTCCCGGCGAGCGGTTCAGCGGCTCGCTCCACGCCCACATGGACCAAGAAGAGGTGTTCGTCATTGTCGACGGCGAAGCGACGTTCGAAACGTACACACCGCGAAGCCGTGCAGAAGCGGGTCGTTCGAGCGGCGAGATCACCGTCGGCGAGAACGAGGCGATCCGGTTCGCGCCCGGCGAGTTCCAGTCCGGGAAGAACGCGTCCGACGAAGCGGTGGTGGCGTTCGCGGTGGGTGCTCCCCGCGACAGCGAAGACGTGCGGGTTCCGCTGCCGTGTCCCGAGTGCGATCACGAGGCCAGGCGACCAGTCGTTGCCGAGGGATCGGAGGTCCTCGTCTGTCCGGACTGTGGTGCTGAATCGCCGGTCGAGTGTCCCGAGTGCGGTCGGGACGATCTGCGCGTTGTTCTCGACACGGACGGGAAGAACGTCGTCAACGTCTGCCTCGACTGTGGTACGAAGTCGACAGTAGCCTGA
- a CDS encoding acyl-CoA dehydrogenase family protein: MSFQLSGEQEAIRSAVREFAEEEIAPVAREHDESGEYPADLRREAAEYDFVAPNIPTEYGGAGMDTLSSALVTEELWRADPGIGSAVGSAGFGSNMIVEYGDEWMKEEWLPPIAAGESASASAISEPAHGSNVAGIETRAEKDGDEYVLNGNKMWITNGTVADIAVVMTKTDPGAGHQGITAFLVPTDTDGFSTEKIDNKLGIRASDLAEVLLDDVRVPEENVVGEVNQGFYQLMDFFAAGRTSVAAQAVGAAQGALDAAREYAGEREQFDQPIAEFQAIRHKLAEMATNVDAARSLTYRAATHVEAGDDDAVRFASMAKLFASEHAVDVADEAIQVFGGAGYVTDHPAERYYRDARITKIYEGTSEIQKNIIADNIL; the protein is encoded by the coding sequence ATGTCGTTTCAGCTATCGGGCGAGCAGGAGGCGATCCGGAGTGCGGTCCGGGAGTTCGCCGAGGAGGAGATCGCGCCCGTCGCGCGCGAACACGACGAGTCGGGCGAGTACCCAGCAGACCTCCGCCGAGAGGCCGCCGAGTACGATTTCGTGGCCCCGAACATCCCAACGGAGTACGGCGGTGCGGGGATGGACACGCTGTCGTCGGCGCTCGTGACCGAGGAGCTCTGGCGCGCCGATCCCGGCATCGGGAGCGCGGTCGGATCGGCGGGGTTCGGGAGCAACATGATCGTCGAGTACGGCGACGAATGGATGAAGGAGGAGTGGCTCCCGCCGATCGCGGCGGGCGAGTCGGCCTCCGCGAGCGCGATCTCCGAACCCGCCCACGGTTCGAACGTGGCGGGGATCGAGACCCGCGCCGAGAAGGACGGCGACGAGTACGTGCTGAACGGGAACAAGATGTGGATCACGAACGGGACGGTCGCCGACATCGCCGTGGTGATGACGAAGACCGATCCCGGCGCAGGCCACCAGGGGATCACGGCCTTCCTCGTTCCTACCGATACGGACGGGTTCTCGACCGAGAAGATCGACAACAAGCTCGGGATCAGGGCCTCTGACCTCGCCGAGGTGCTGCTCGACGACGTGCGCGTGCCCGAGGAAAACGTCGTCGGCGAGGTGAACCAGGGGTTCTACCAGCTCATGGATTTCTTCGCCGCCGGACGAACGAGCGTCGCCGCCCAGGCAGTCGGGGCCGCCCAGGGCGCACTCGACGCCGCACGGGAGTACGCGGGCGAGCGCGAGCAGTTCGACCAACCCATCGCCGAGTTCCAGGCGATCCGGCACAAGCTCGCCGAGATGGCGACGAACGTCGATGCCGCGCGCTCGCTGACCTACCGGGCGGCCACCCACGTCGAGGCGGGCGACGACGATGCGGTGCGCTTCGCGAGCATGGCGAAGCTCTTTGCGAGCGAGCACGCGGTCGACGTGGCCGACGAGGCGATCCAGGTGTTCGGCGGGGCGGGTTACGTCACCGACCATCCCGCCGAGCGGTACTACCGCGACGCCCGGATCACCAAGATCTACGAGGGCACCAGCGAGATCCAGAAGAACATCATCGCCGACAACATCCTATGA
- a CDS encoding alpha/beta fold hydrolase, translating into MNHDEWAAGQKTTTVTVDGHDLSVAYRDDGPGSHDGNGGLDSEDNESSDDATGADEPPVVFLHGIPTWSFLWRDVAPAIAEDRRVIVPDLLGYGNSAMADEFDRSIRAQETMLAALLEELGMETVSIVSHDIGGGVALRYAAHHPDAVAQLVCSNAVCYDSWPVEFITDFGLPETAEMPLDDLEDQVSSAFTLGAYGDPDPEFVEGLTAPWLSADGRTSLARCAVATNTNHTTEIDYSAITADFLGLWGAGDDFQPIEYGERLADDLDGEVVGLDEAYHWVMADRPDAYVAELREFLPPGAG; encoded by the coding sequence ATGAACCACGACGAGTGGGCTGCCGGTCAGAAAACCACGACCGTGACGGTCGACGGCCACGACCTCTCGGTGGCGTACCGCGACGACGGCCCCGGCAGCCACGACGGCAACGGCGGTCTCGATAGCGAAGACAACGAGAGTAGCGACGACGCGACCGGAGCCGATGAGCCGCCCGTCGTTTTCCTCCACGGCATCCCGACGTGGTCGTTTCTCTGGCGCGACGTCGCCCCGGCAATCGCCGAGGATCGGCGCGTGATCGTGCCCGATCTGCTTGGCTACGGCAACTCCGCGATGGCCGACGAGTTCGACAGGTCGATCCGAGCCCAAGAAACGATGCTCGCTGCGTTGCTGGAGGAGTTGGGCATGGAGACGGTTTCGATCGTGTCCCACGACATCGGGGGCGGGGTCGCGCTGCGGTACGCCGCCCACCATCCGGATGCGGTCGCCCAGCTGGTCTGCTCGAACGCGGTGTGTTACGACTCGTGGCCGGTGGAGTTCATCACCGACTTCGGGTTGCCCGAGACCGCCGAGATGCCGCTCGACGATCTCGAAGATCAGGTCTCCTCGGCGTTCACGCTCGGTGCGTACGGCGACCCCGATCCCGAATTCGTCGAGGGATTGACCGCGCCGTGGCTCTCGGCGGATGGTCGCACCTCGCTCGCGCGGTGTGCGGTGGCGACCAACACGAATCACACGACCGAGATCGACTACAGCGCGATCACCGCCGACTTCCTTGGACTCTGGGGGGCTGGCGACGACTTCCAGCCGATCGAATACGGCGAGCGCCTCGCCGACGATCTCGACGGCGAGGTGGTGGGACTCGACGAAGCCTACCACTGGGTGATGGCCGATCGGCCCGACGCCTACGTCGCGGAACTCCGTGAGTTTCTTCCGCCAGGTGCGGGATGA
- a CDS encoding phosphotransferase family protein, with protein sequence MSGEGEEGAYFSRIVDEGSLASYFERELGSVEEYRIEHHQEGHSNETLFVEWGERDLVVRRPPPGETADTAHDVLREYRVMDALQDTPVRVPPTVLACEDESILDCEFYVMERVAGSVLRETEPDRFATPEHRQRIGEELIDGLCEIHAIDHEAVGLGEFGHPEGFTERQVRRWSEQLTWAFDVTTDEREVPELYDVMEWLTANAPDAPTHTLVQGDYKLDNVMFAPGTPPELVAVFDWELSTLGNPLVDLGWLLSYWWDEGDPDPPAATDSLNATFMTREGYPTREELVERYEERTGIEYEHDRFYRALAVYKLAGLGEMFFRRYLEGNADDPLYPKMETGVPELADRALRIIEGEEPL encoded by the coding sequence ATGAGCGGCGAGGGTGAGGAAGGGGCGTACTTCTCGCGGATCGTCGACGAGGGGTCGTTGGCGAGCTACTTCGAACGAGAACTGGGCTCCGTCGAGGAGTATCGAATCGAACATCATCAGGAGGGCCACTCGAACGAGACCCTGTTCGTGGAGTGGGGCGAGCGCGACCTCGTGGTCCGTCGGCCGCCGCCTGGCGAGACTGCCGACACCGCCCACGACGTTCTCCGGGAGTATCGAGTGATGGACGCACTTCAGGACACACCAGTTCGAGTCCCACCGACAGTGCTCGCGTGCGAGGACGAGTCGATTCTCGACTGCGAGTTCTACGTGATGGAGCGTGTCGCGGGGAGCGTGCTCCGCGAGACCGAACCCGATCGGTTCGCCACACCGGAACACCGCCAGCGGATCGGCGAGGAGCTGATCGACGGCCTCTGTGAGATCCACGCCATCGACCACGAAGCTGTGGGGCTGGGCGAGTTCGGCCATCCCGAGGGATTCACCGAACGTCAGGTCAGGCGCTGGTCCGAGCAGTTGACGTGGGCGTTCGATGTCACGACGGACGAACGCGAGGTCCCCGAACTCTACGACGTGATGGAGTGGCTGACCGCAAACGCCCCCGACGCGCCGACCCATACCCTAGTTCAGGGCGACTACAAGCTCGACAACGTGATGTTCGCGCCTGGCACCCCACCCGAACTCGTCGCGGTGTTCGACTGGGAGCTGAGCACTCTTGGAAATCCGCTCGTCGATCTCGGGTGGCTTCTGTCCTACTGGTGGGACGAAGGCGACCCGGATCCACCCGCGGCGACCGACTCGCTCAATGCGACGTTCATGACCCGCGAGGGCTACCCCACCCGAGAGGAACTCGTCGAGCGTTACGAGGAGCGGACGGGAATCGAGTACGAACACGACCGGTTCTACCGCGCGCTCGCGGTCTACAAGCTCGCCGGGCTGGGCGAGATGTTCTTCCGGCGGTACCTGGAGGGCAACGCCGACGACCCGCTGTACCCGAAGATGGAGACCGGCGTGCCCGAGCTCGCCGACCGCGCGCTCCGGATCATCGAGGGTGAGGAACCGCTATGA
- a CDS encoding Lrp/AsnC family transcriptional regulator, translated as MTDDAPEWEFSHRDVVILRELARDPQVSSRELTDILAEEYGIDVSHVTISESIRRMREEGVFREAIIPNEEYFIFGLFEFKFDPEHFAEEWRAAMEHIRDSPNTLFYFLSDGEYQWKTVMMFPTREAESRWIHEFYKQHGKVVANIRNSVMTNVLKFGTDPELLESLNDE; from the coding sequence ATGACCGACGACGCGCCCGAATGGGAGTTCTCGCACCGCGACGTGGTGATCCTGCGCGAGCTCGCGCGCGACCCCCAGGTGTCCTCGCGCGAACTCACCGATATCCTTGCCGAGGAGTACGGTATCGACGTCTCGCACGTCACGATCAGCGAGTCGATCCGGCGGATGCGCGAGGAGGGGGTCTTCCGCGAGGCGATCATCCCGAACGAGGAGTACTTCATCTTCGGACTGTTCGAGTTCAAGTTCGATCCCGAGCACTTCGCCGAGGAGTGGCGGGCAGCGATGGAGCACATCCGCGACTCGCCGAACACCCTCTTCTATTTCCTCTCGGACGGCGAGTACCAGTGGAAGACCGTGATGATGTTCCCGACCCGCGAGGCCGAATCCCGGTGGATCCACGAGTTCTACAAACAGCACGGCAAGGTCGTGGCGAACATCCGCAACTCCGTGATGACGAACGTCCTCAAGTTCGGGACCGACCCCGAACTCTTAGAAAGCCTGAACGACGAGTGA
- a CDS encoding zinc-dependent alcohol dehydrogenase family protein yields the protein MRAAVLREYGEPLDVTEVDAPDPAADGAVIELEACGICRSDWHGWQGEWDWLGLKPPEGQILGHEPAGRVIAVGEEVESVSEGDQVTVPFNLGDGTCHQCRTGHSNTCENIVPLGLNEAAPGAFAEEMHVPVADHNAVRLPDGVSAVDMAGLGCRFMTAFHALAHQADLGAGDWVAVHGCGGVGLSTVHIADALGGNVVAVDLQDEKLAMAEDLGASETVNASETDNVPRQVKAITDGGAAVSVDALGIATTCRNSVLSLGTRGQHVQVGLSTDDEQGSVELPTDMMVMSEIEFVGSLGMPPTRYDEIFRMVADGKLDPSAVVSETVGLDDVSAKLAAMSEFETRGIPVIDTFD from the coding sequence ATGCGCGCAGCAGTTCTCCGCGAGTACGGCGAACCGCTCGACGTGACCGAGGTCGACGCGCCCGACCCCGCTGCCGACGGCGCGGTGATCGAGCTGGAGGCGTGTGGCATCTGCCGGAGCGACTGGCACGGCTGGCAGGGTGAGTGGGACTGGCTCGGCCTCAAGCCGCCCGAGGGACAGATCCTCGGACACGAACCGGCTGGCAGGGTGATCGCGGTCGGCGAGGAGGTCGAGAGCGTGAGCGAGGGCGATCAGGTCACGGTCCCCTTCAATCTCGGCGACGGCACCTGCCACCAGTGTCGGACCGGCCACTCGAACACCTGTGAGAACATCGTCCCGCTGGGGCTGAACGAAGCCGCCCCGGGTGCGTTCGCCGAAGAGATGCACGTCCCGGTCGCGGATCACAACGCCGTCCGACTCCCCGACGGCGTCTCCGCGGTCGACATGGCGGGGCTCGGCTGTCGGTTCATGACAGCCTTCCACGCGCTCGCCCACCAGGCCGACCTCGGCGCGGGCGACTGGGTCGCGGTCCACGGCTGCGGCGGCGTCGGCCTTTCGACTGTCCACATCGCCGACGCGCTCGGCGGGAACGTCGTCGCGGTCGACCTCCAGGACGAGAAGCTCGCGATGGCCGAGGACCTCGGCGCGAGCGAGACGGTGAACGCGAGTGAGACCGACAACGTACCCCGACAGGTGAAGGCGATCACCGACGGCGGCGCGGCGGTCTCGGTCGACGCGCTCGGGATCGCGACCACCTGTCGGAACTCCGTGCTGAGCCTCGGCACCCGCGGCCAGCACGTCCAGGTCGGACTCAGCACCGACGACGAGCAGGGATCCGTCGAACTCCCGACGGACATGATGGTGATGAGCGAGATCGAGTTCGTCGGCTCGCTCGGAATGCCCCCCACCAGATACGACGAGATCTTCCGGATGGTCGCCGACGGCAAACTCGACCCGAGCGCGGTGGTCTCCGAGACCGTCGGGCTCGACGACGTGTCGGCGAAACTCGCCGCGATGAGCGAGTTCGAGACGAGAGGGATCCCGGTGATCGACACGTTCGATTGA
- a CDS encoding MaoC/PaaZ C-terminal domain-containing protein produces MSYFESVSVGDTARTAGRTVTSADVTNFAGVSGDFNHHHTDAERMANTEYGGRIAHGAFVFSAMTGLLWQSRTQDEREDVIAFYGVDGLRFTAPTYVGDTIHVAIEVVEKDEREHPRASGTVRYDAAVKNQDEETVLRCELLSLVR; encoded by the coding sequence ATGAGCTACTTCGAATCGGTCTCGGTCGGCGACACCGCCCGGACCGCGGGCCGGACGGTCACGAGCGCGGACGTGACGAACTTCGCGGGCGTGAGCGGTGACTTCAACCACCACCACACCGACGCCGAGCGGATGGCGAACACCGAGTACGGCGGCCGGATCGCCCACGGCGCGTTCGTCTTTTCGGCGATGACCGGTCTGCTCTGGCAGTCACGAACACAGGACGAACGCGAGGACGTGATCGCGTTCTACGGGGTGGACGGACTCCGCTTCACCGCTCCGACGTACGTCGGCGACACCATCCACGTCGCAATCGAGGTCGTCGAGAAAGACGAACGCGAGCATCCACGAGCCTCCGGTACTGTGCGGTACGACGCTGCGGTGAAAAATCAGGACGAGGAGACCGTGCTCCGGTGTGAACTGCTCTCCCTGGTCCGCTGA